A DNA window from Portunus trituberculatus isolate SZX2019 chromosome 47, ASM1759143v1, whole genome shotgun sequence contains the following coding sequences:
- the LOC123498247 gene encoding mitotic spindle assembly checkpoint protein MAD1-like: MDASPDPTVVFTALKDFQTFLGNSRSFSASRGGTEARRLNFSSFSRDTSSASLPSPNSPGYPRGQKRNLDSIVGFDVSKKLREKESEIINTQATVTRLQGRIHEMELTNKKNKLESDAEIRAMQHKQQKDKELIDDLQHKLKKIQKEKEEAQGSVKSARAQWDTANLEAGTRVNKLQQTYFEQTTKMKEEINSLQEQVATLESEVAEKTSKVALTESHTEVVEARLAELQERLKQAEDNQAQAEDHKLQLNKALSRVKELELQHEELKETKKQQEVFETTMCKLPILEKELAKVKEDNKFLRDTARNTQLMEEQLTTALLQVKHLEERCEDRATQQAKADLYKETLDKFENIVGKEFGLGRKGAPEDLQIYLGQLRKEDKVLTDSLAQLRASHKSLEEGRAQEVEDLNLLKAKLKKQEHLIQHHSGQIKRLNRRIFLVNKERESLKAILSSYESEATISYSVVGQERVHGLEGQVELYRQEVERLNTELQEACSSGTSPAAAAGASSQQRKEDMKITGLEEKVLSLEEEVGKLKQEKEVLELRLEHRALKGDYDPTKTKVLHFKDNPHARALENRKTEMEKLQKENEALQERVRLLEQGETEDLTQRVGVKVTSESHKEVMELQEKVSHQERKNKRLMEAFQRKAREMREMVYRLTGYRVDTYGEKKYKLIHMYGESPDDYLLFEHTPAKEIQLLETDFSNNIEDLIDAYLRHENSYPAFLSAITLDLFNRQTKYQAHSSSEEEEEEVEVEMETDRKDIKRDGRMGNQETQKPGGGGGGGNDDDDDDDLVILD, translated from the exons ATGTTTCCAAGAAGCTccgagagaaggaaagtgaaatcaTCAACACTCAAGCAACAGTCACAAGGCTACAGGGACGCATACATGAGATGGAAttgacaaataagaaaaataaacttgagAGTGATGCAGAGATAAGAGCCATGCAGCACAAGCAACAAAAAGACAAGGAGTTG ATTGATGACCTTCAACATAAGTTAAAGAAGAttcagaaggaaaaggaggaagcccAAGGTAGTGTGAAGAGTGCACGAGCACAGTGGGACACAGCTAACTTAGAGGCAGGGACACGGGTAAACAAGTTGCAGCAGACATATTTTGAACAGACCACCAAGATGAAGGAG GAGATCAACAGCCTTCAGGAACAGGTAGCAACCTTAGAGAGTGAAGTAGCAGAGAAGACATCGAAG GTGGCACTAACAGAGAGTCACACAGAAGTAGTGGAAGCACGACTGGCTGAATTACAGGAGAGGTTGAAACAAGCAGAGGATAACCAGGCACAAGCTGAAGACCATAAGCTGCAGCTGAATAAAGCATTGTCTAGAGTCAAG GAGTTAGAGCTGCAGCATGAGGAGCTAAAAGAAACCAAGAAACAACAGGAAGTTTTTGAGACAACCATGTGCAAGCTACCTATTCTTGAAAAAGAACTTGCTAAGGTCAAAGAAGATAACAAGTTTTTGAG GGACACAGCCAGAAACACTCAGCTGATGGAGGAGCAGCTAACCACAGCATTGCTGCAAGTGAAACATCTTGAAGAGCGTTGTGAGGACAGAGCCACTCAGCAAGCCAAGGCAGACCTATACAAG GAAACATTGGATAAATTTGAGAACATTGTGGGGAAAGAATTTGGGCTTGGTCGAAAAGGTGCACCAGAAGATCTTCAAATATACCTGGGTCAGTTACGGAAAGAAGACAAGGTCCTCACTGACAGTCTGGCTCAACTGCGTGCCAG ccaCAAATCCTTGGAAGAAGGTCGAGCACAAGAAGTTGAAGACCTGAATCTGCTGAAAGCCAAACTGAAAAAACAAGAGCATTTGATTCAGCACCATTCAGGGCAGATCAAGAGGCTCAATCGTAGAATCTTCCTTGTCAATAAG gAACGAGAGAGTTTGAAAGCCATCTTGAGCTCTTATGAGTCTGAAGCAACTATCAGTTACTCTGTAGTAGGACAGGAGCGAGTGCACGGACTTGAGGGACAGGTGGAGCTGTACCGTCAGGAGGTAGAACGACTCAATACTGAACTGCAGGAAGCATGCAGCAGTGGCACCTcccctgctgctgccgctggtgCTTCATCTCAG caaaggaaggaggatatGAAAATAACAGGATTAGAAGAGAAGGTGCTGTCActtgaggaggaggtaggaaagctgaagcaggagaaggaagttCTGGAACTACGGCTGGAACACCGTGCCCTTAAAGGAGATTATGACCCAACCAAGACAAAAGTTCTCCACTTCAA AGACAATCCACATGCCAGGGCTCTTGAGAACAGAAAGACTGAAATGGAGAAGCTGCAGAAAGAGAATGAGGCTTTACAGGAGCGTGTAAGATTGCTAGAGCAGGGTGAAACTGAAGACCTCACTCAGAGGGTTGGAGTAAAGGTGACCAGTGAATCCCACAAGGAAGTCATGG AACTACAGGAGAAAGTGTCAcatcaagagagaaaaaataaacgtcTTATGGAGGCCTTCCAGCGCAAAGCCCGTGAGATGCGGGAAATGGTGTATAGACTCACTGGTTACCGGGTTGACACTTATGGAGAGAAGAAGTACAAGCTCATCCATATGTATGGAGAATCTCCTGATGACTATCTCTTATTTGAG caTACTCCAGCTAAAGAAATTCAGCTCCTGGAAACCGACTTTTCTAACAACATAGAAGACTTGATTGATGCATACTTGCGGCATGAGAACTCGTATCCTGCTTTTCTCTCAGCCATCACCCTGGATCTCTTCAATCGTCAAACTAAATACCAAGCACATTCcagcagcgaggaggaggaggaagaagtggaggtggagatggaaacCGATAGAAAGGATATCAAAAGAGATGGCAGAATGGGTAATCAAGAGACACAAAAaccaggtggcggtggtggtggtggtaatgatgatgatgatgatgatgacttagTTATCCTGGATTAG